The Methylomusa anaerophila genome has a segment encoding these proteins:
- the tnpC gene encoding IS66 family transposase — translation MKTQAQLEAENAQLKARVQELEVLNKWYEEQLRLNRQKQFGSSSEKSQRDDLAQLNLFNEAEAERQPFMAEPDTQTISNQRQKGKRGESIKHLPVEVIEYTLPETDQACPQCGQELHVMSKEVRKELTIIPAKVKVIEHVSYVYSCRNCEKTNIETPVITAAAPKALLPKSLVSAEFLAYIMSQKFINAMPLYRQEQEFKRLGVVLSRQNLSNWVIKGAGLLDPLLAILKQELLARPVLHADETTLEVLCEPGRPAQADSYMWVYRTSGDTNRPIVLYDYREGRSGQFAKDYLAGFTGYLHTDGWNGYHKVEDAGVTLCGCWAHARRKFKEALVGAGTKQADSPEGIGFAYCNQLFAVEKKAEQMTPEDRHELRQKESKLIVEAFYRWVEACWANTLPQSLLGKALTYVQNQQKYLLAFLADGRIELSNNRAERSIKPFVIGRKNWLFCNTPGGAKSSAAIYSLIQTAMENSLNPQAYLEYVFKQIQQQNDIDVGKLLPWAKEIPESCKMLINGS, via the coding sequence TTGAAAACACAAGCACAGTTAGAAGCAGAAAATGCGCAATTAAAAGCGCGCGTTCAAGAGCTGGAAGTATTAAATAAATGGTATGAGGAACAACTGAGACTGAATCGCCAAAAGCAGTTTGGTTCCTCGTCCGAAAAAAGCCAACGCGATGATTTAGCCCAACTGAATTTGTTTAACGAGGCGGAAGCGGAGCGCCAGCCGTTTATGGCGGAGCCGGATACGCAAACCATCAGTAATCAGCGCCAGAAAGGCAAACGCGGCGAATCAATCAAACACTTGCCGGTAGAAGTCATCGAATATACACTGCCTGAGACGGACCAAGCTTGTCCTCAGTGCGGCCAAGAGCTGCATGTCATGAGCAAGGAAGTTCGCAAAGAATTGACGATCATTCCCGCCAAAGTGAAGGTGATTGAGCACGTAAGCTATGTCTATAGCTGCCGCAATTGTGAAAAAACCAATATTGAGACGCCCGTTATCACCGCCGCAGCGCCCAAGGCGCTGCTACCCAAAAGCCTGGTGTCTGCTGAGTTTTTGGCCTATATTATGAGCCAAAAGTTTATCAATGCGATGCCGCTGTATCGCCAGGAGCAAGAATTCAAGCGATTAGGCGTTGTACTTTCCCGCCAAAACTTATCCAATTGGGTTATCAAAGGCGCGGGACTATTGGATCCTCTTTTAGCCATACTGAAGCAAGAGCTGCTCGCCCGGCCAGTGCTACACGCCGATGAGACCACGCTAGAAGTGTTGTGTGAACCGGGCAGGCCAGCGCAAGCCGATTCCTACATGTGGGTATATCGGACTTCTGGCGATACGAATCGCCCGATTGTGCTCTACGACTATCGTGAGGGGCGCAGCGGACAATTTGCCAAGGACTATCTGGCGGGCTTTACGGGCTATCTCCACACCGATGGTTGGAATGGCTATCACAAGGTCGAAGATGCGGGAGTTACCTTATGCGGTTGCTGGGCCCATGCGCGGAGAAAATTCAAGGAAGCGTTGGTTGGCGCAGGCACCAAGCAGGCCGATAGTCCGGAAGGTATAGGTTTTGCCTACTGCAATCAACTGTTTGCAGTCGAAAAAAAGGCAGAGCAAATGACTCCGGAAGATCGGCATGAGCTAAGGCAAAAAGAAAGCAAACTTATTGTTGAAGCTTTTTATCGATGGGTAGAAGCCTGCTGGGCCAATACCTTGCCGCAAAGTTTATTGGGCAAGGCGCTTACGTATGTCCAAAATCAGCAGAAATATTTGCTGGCCTTTTTGGCCGATGGCCGTATTGAACTATCGAACAACCGAGCGGAACGGTCGATCAAGCCTTTTGTCATCGGTCGCAAAAACTGGTTGTTCTGCAATACCCCTGGCGGAGCAAAATCCTCTGCCGCTATATACAGCCTGATTCAAACAGCCATGGAGAACAGTCTCAATCCGCAGGCTTATTTGGAATATGTCTTTAAGCAGATTCAGCAGCAAAACGATATCGATGTTGGAAAACTGCTTCCTTGGGCTAAAGAAATTCCCGAAAGCTGCAAGATGCTGATTAATGGATCATAG
- the tnpB gene encoding IS66 family insertion sequence element accessory protein TnpB (TnpB, as the term is used for proteins encoded by IS66 family insertion elements, is considered an accessory protein, since TnpC, encoded by a neighboring gene, is a DDE family transposase.) has translation MLKIVDQTPVFLACGDTDMRKSINGLSAIVKNTFQLNPFDKAFFVFCNRQRNRIKILTWEDNGFWLHLKRLERGHFKWPAVGETTTMILSADELWNLIQSPGLEQKLRRTQVLAGR, from the coding sequence ATGCTGAAGATAGTAGATCAAACGCCGGTATTCTTAGCCTGTGGTGATACCGATATGAGAAAGTCCATTAACGGCCTCAGCGCCATCGTCAAAAATACCTTTCAACTCAATCCTTTTGACAAAGCCTTCTTTGTCTTCTGTAACCGCCAGCGCAATCGGATTAAAATACTGACCTGGGAAGATAATGGCTTCTGGCTGCATTTGAAACGCCTGGAGAGAGGTCATTTTAAATGGCCGGCAGTCGGTGAAACCACTACCATGATCCTTTCGGCCGATGAACTGTGGAATTTAATCCAAAGTCCTGGATTAGAGCAAAAGCTGCGTCGCACACAGGTGTTGGCAGGTCGATAA
- the tnpA gene encoding IS66 family insertion sequence element accessory protein TnpA, whose product MKTNNRKTFTDVEKAALLKSYHDSGKTKKAWCKETGVGLSTLHRWLRPDKSPISPQLLPNWISVILTAPVPSKDLEIHVGKCTIPIDRQTDLNLLAGVLKVLVEVC is encoded by the coding sequence ATGAAAACGAATAATCGGAAAACCTTTACGGACGTCGAGAAAGCAGCCTTGTTAAAATCTTATCATGACAGCGGCAAAACGAAAAAAGCATGGTGCAAAGAAACCGGCGTTGGGCTAAGTACTTTGCATCGCTGGTTACGTCCAGACAAAAGTCCAATAAGTCCTCAACTTCTGCCAAACTGGATTTCTGTAATTTTAACGGCTCCAGTGCCATCAAAAGATCTTGAAATTCATGTTGGCAAGTGCACCATCCCCATTGATCGGCAGACCGATTTGAATTTGCTGGCTGGCGTGCTCAAAGTTCTGGTTGAAGTATGCTGA
- a CDS encoding tetratricopeptide repeat protein has protein sequence MKQYDKSINDFNMVISLDHQYAPAYYRRGNIYRMLKQYDKAIAEYDQAISAFRLYIKYGNDPVWIKSKRPYPPAWRHAMNIIEHKKSRFVIDDKTGFRIRVIYMVEARRTPVHL, from the coding sequence TTGAAGCAATACGACAAGTCCATCAATGACTTCAATATGGTTATTAGCCTTGATCATCAATACGCACCCGCCTATTATCGGCGCGGCAACATCTACCGTATGCTGAAGCAATACGATAAAGCCATCGCCGAATATGACCAAGCCATTTCCGCTTTCCGCCTGTACATTAAATATGGCAATGATCCAGTATGGATCAAAAGCAAAAGACCGTATCCTCCAGCTTGGCGGCACGCCATGAACATAATAGAACACAAAAAATCCCGTTTTGTCATAGACGACAAAACGGGATTTCGCATCAGGGTGATTTACATGGTTGAGGCGCGCCGGACCCCTGTCCATTTGTAA
- a CDS encoding tetratricopeptide repeat protein: MICQNGADYPPPALRVSPQLPRLQRGTDLAFHQHNYTAAVQAYTNAIVLNPLYVSAYFNRGTTYSLLNQYDKATADFDNAITLDPQFKQAYFNRGNMYAALEQYDKAIADYTQAISLDSQFQDAYFNRGDIYLT, from the coding sequence ATGATTTGTCAAAATGGAGCGGACTATCCACCCCCTGCGCTGAGAGTCAGCCCTCAACTGCCGAGGCTTCAGCGCGGTACTGATCTGGCTTTTCATCAGCATAATTATACCGCAGCCGTTCAGGCCTACACCAATGCTATTGTCTTGAATCCTCTTTATGTATCAGCATATTTCAATCGCGGCACTACCTATTCACTTTTGAATCAATACGACAAGGCCACTGCCGATTTTGATAACGCTATCACTTTAGACCCCCAGTTTAAACAGGCATATTTCAACCGCGGCAATATGTATGCTGCCTTGGAGCAATACGACAAAGCCATCGCCGACTATACGCAGGCCATTTCCCTTGATTCCCAATTCCAAGATGCGTATTTCAATCGCGGTGATATATATTTGACTTGA
- a CDS encoding TlpA family protein disulfide reductase: MKKRRAVLSTLKGERLCPDENVPENRQELVLGLAHKFWRRMAMSMVMSLLRKLLLIGLIGIFFFCGAGTLCLSSQQPGQSPRLMKVGEKISVEDFRGAAGEAVRIEPGKPTVLWFCISITMPESFESALPMLDSLAERRGDKVNVYPIFGGCSKVFIDEKIAMYHYTRPVLTTNKYLNYTYGYPAVLIFDKEGVLRYRGEIELTDRILDTLR, encoded by the coding sequence ATGAAAAAGCGTCGCGCAGTGCTCTCTACGCTAAAGGGCGAACGGCTTTGTCCTGACGAGAACGTGCCAGAGAATCGGCAGGAACTAGTGCTGGGCTTGGCGCATAAATTTTGGCGAAGGATGGCGATGAGCATGGTAATGAGCTTGCTAAGAAAACTACTGCTAATCGGGTTGATAGGAATATTTTTCTTTTGTGGGGCGGGGACCTTGTGCCTGTCGAGCCAGCAGCCCGGGCAATCGCCGCGGCTGATGAAAGTTGGCGAAAAAATATCGGTGGAGGACTTTCGCGGTGCGGCTGGCGAGGCGGTTCGGATCGAGCCAGGTAAGCCGACGGTGCTGTGGTTTTGCATAAGTATAACGATGCCCGAATCTTTTGAGTCGGCGTTGCCCATGCTTGATTCCCTGGCTGAAAGGCGGGGCGACAAGGTTAACGTTTATCCGATTTTCGGCGGCTGTAGCAAGGTGTTTATCGATGAAAAGATAGCGATGTACCACTATACCAGGCCGGTATTGACGACGAACAAATATCTCAACTACACTTATGGTTACCCGGCAGTGCTGATTTTTGACAAAGAGGGCGTTTTGCGCTATCGCGGTGAAATTGAGCTTACCGACCGAATTCTCGACACGTTACGGTAG
- a CDS encoding reverse transcriptase family protein, producing the protein MGTKLTRIAELAKQRPRVKLQTLIHAIDEESLKAAHSALAADKAVGVDAVTKEEYDEKLQENITELLARMKRQAYKPQPVKRVYIPKADNKKRPLEEYLPMRTSWCKKPLMKS; encoded by the coding sequence TTGGGAACAAAACTGACAAGGATAGCCGAGTTAGCCAAGCAAAGACCGAGAGTTAAACTGCAAACCCTAATTCATGCCATTGACGAGGAAAGTCTGAAAGCGGCCCACAGCGCTCTAGCGGCAGATAAAGCAGTCGGAGTAGACGCTGTAACCAAAGAAGAATACGACGAAAAGCTACAGGAAAACATTACGGAACTGCTGGCAAGAATGAAACGGCAGGCGTACAAACCGCAGCCGGTAAAGAGAGTCTATATTCCAAAAGCGGATAATAAGAAACGACCGCTAGAGGAATACCTGCCTATGAGGACAAGCTGGTGCAAAAAGCCGTTAATGAAATCCTGA
- a CDS encoding reverse transcriptase domain-containing protein, protein MQKAVNEILMVIYEPEFLDCSYGYRPGRSYHEALKEIARILENKKVNYVVDADIKGFFDNVDHGWMVKFLQERIQDPNLLRLIQRFLKAGVIEAGVEYETEAGTPQGGVISPHVGECIPALCTGLVVYGKDKAGM, encoded by the coding sequence GTGCAAAAAGCCGTTAATGAAATCCTGATGGTCATCTACGAACCGGAATTCCTGGACTGCTCCTATGGATACAGACCAGGAAGAAGCTACCATGAGGCGTTGAAGGAAATTGCCAGGATCCTTGAAAATAAGAAGGTCAACTATGTAGTGGATGCGGACATCAAAGGATTCTTTGACAATGTGGATCACGGGTGGATGGTGAAATTTCTACAAGAACGAATCCAAGACCCGAACCTGCTGCGATTGATCCAACGTTTCCTGAAAGCTGGGGTTATAGAGGCGGGGGTAGAATATGAGACAGAAGCGGGAACGCCGCAGGGAGGAGTCATCTCCCCCCACGTTGGCGAATGTATACCTGCACTATGTACTGGACTTGTGGTTTACGGTAAAGATAAAGCGGGAATGTAG
- a CDS encoding tyrosine-type recombinase/integrase: MNEKSTRFFKLVRDFLTVYLPDQKAVSVNTVKSYRECLNQLLRYICDRNGISLGKLNFERLSKETVENYLGYLEKERDCSVSTRNHRLACIRSFVKYAGARDIGVQAYVKDLCTIPLKRAAKTTVIKFFSEAALKTILEQPDTRKKKELRNLFFMILMYDTGARNQELLDLKLSDIHFEGKSPYVVITGKGRKTRLVPVMPKTVDHFRKYAAVFHPEHTSDDYLFYTERKGRRFAMSPDNTERFIKKYGVAAHNMNPEVPESLHCHMFRHSRSMHLYRSGMPMVLLAEWLGHAQISSTLIYANADTEMKKEAIQKVTSKLNPLVSGETTYLEWEDDEELIRQLYGLSR, encoded by the coding sequence ATGAATGAGAAGAGCACTCGGTTTTTCAAGTTGGTGAGAGACTTTTTGACGGTATATCTCCCCGATCAAAAAGCTGTGAGCGTCAATACAGTTAAATCGTACCGTGAATGCCTTAACCAGTTGTTACGCTACATTTGCGATAGAAATGGGATCAGTCTGGGAAAACTCAACTTTGAGCGCCTTTCCAAGGAGACTGTCGAGAATTATTTAGGGTATCTTGAAAAAGAACGGGATTGCAGTGTTTCCACGCGCAATCATCGGCTCGCATGTATCCGGTCATTCGTTAAATATGCCGGTGCCAGGGATATTGGTGTTCAGGCATACGTCAAAGATTTGTGTACTATCCCTTTAAAGAGGGCAGCAAAGACTACCGTCATTAAATTCTTCAGTGAAGCTGCGTTGAAAACAATACTTGAGCAACCAGATACCAGAAAGAAGAAAGAGTTGCGAAACCTATTCTTTATGATACTGATGTATGATACCGGAGCCCGAAATCAAGAACTGCTGGATCTCAAGCTAAGTGACATTCATTTCGAAGGGAAATCTCCCTACGTTGTCATTACCGGAAAAGGCAGAAAAACGCGTTTGGTGCCGGTAATGCCCAAAACCGTTGATCATTTCAGAAAATATGCTGCAGTTTTTCACCCTGAACACACTTCTGACGATTATCTTTTTTACACTGAGCGTAAAGGGCGCCGATTTGCAATGTCGCCAGACAACACAGAAAGATTCATCAAGAAATACGGTGTTGCTGCTCATAATATGAATCCTGAAGTTCCTGAGTCGCTTCATTGCCATATGTTTCGCCATAGCCGCAGCATGCACTTGTACAGAAGTGGTATGCCAATGGTATTGCTGGCTGAATGGCTCGGGCATGCGCAGATTTCATCGACCTTGATTTATGCGAATGCTGATACGGAAATGAAGAAAGAGGCCATCCAGAAAGTTACTTCAAAGCTGAACCCGCTGGTGTCTGGAGAAACCACATATCTTGAATGGGAAGATGATGAGGAATTAATCCGGCAGCTTTACGGACTGAGTCGCTAA
- a CDS encoding tyrosine-type recombinase/integrase has translation MKTLSEYIEDMLLYKESIGYSRRSYEYDLDRFCRFIESKQLNVSELKEDVVLNWCSRRENESKTGARRRIQSIRELLKYLSAIGVDCYVIPSSFLPRQETRTPYIFTDKEMLSIFKECDGLPPNLCSPHRHLILPVLLRLIYFCGLRPNEGRELQSCDIDFDKGILLIRKNKSHKERYVAMSDDVLQMCKNYQSTVAEIFANHMYFFPSTNGAPLNRRWLARQFQMIWRKARGTGNEASAVTYDLRHRYATTMMMKWLDEGANLYAKLPYLSAYMGHTHFSDTAYYIHLLPERLIRSTAIDWSHFSDLIPEVAEDE, from the coding sequence ATGAAAACGCTCAGCGAATATATTGAGGATATGCTCCTCTACAAAGAGTCCATTGGTTATTCCAGACGTTCCTACGAGTACGATTTAGATCGTTTTTGCAGATTCATAGAGTCAAAGCAGTTGAATGTGTCTGAACTCAAGGAAGACGTAGTTCTTAACTGGTGCTCACGGCGGGAAAACGAGTCCAAGACCGGGGCAAGAAGAAGGATTCAATCAATTCGGGAGCTGCTTAAGTACCTATCTGCAATCGGAGTCGATTGTTATGTGATCCCATCAAGTTTTCTCCCCAGGCAAGAGACACGAACCCCGTATATTTTCACAGATAAAGAGATGTTGAGCATTTTCAAGGAATGCGACGGGCTTCCACCTAATCTTTGTTCTCCGCATCGGCATCTGATTCTTCCTGTATTATTGAGATTGATCTATTTCTGCGGCCTACGCCCGAACGAAGGTCGGGAACTGCAGAGCTGCGATATTGATTTCGACAAAGGCATACTGCTAATCCGAAAAAATAAATCCCACAAAGAACGCTATGTCGCCATGTCCGACGATGTATTACAGATGTGCAAGAATTATCAATCAACTGTTGCAGAGATTTTCGCCAACCATATGTACTTTTTTCCATCAACAAACGGCGCGCCATTGAATCGGCGTTGGCTTGCCAGACAGTTTCAAATGATCTGGAGGAAAGCCCGGGGAACTGGCAATGAAGCAAGCGCTGTTACTTATGATCTTAGACATCGCTACGCTACGACAATGATGATGAAATGGCTAGACGAAGGCGCGAACCTTTACGCCAAGCTCCCGTACCTGAGTGCGTACATGGGCCACACCCACTTTTCGGACACGGCATATTACATCCACCTTTTGCCCGAAAGGCTCATTCGTTCAACGGCTATTGACTGGAGCCATTTTTCGGATTTGATCCCGGAGGTGGCCGAAGATGAATGA
- a CDS encoding site-specific integrase: MKDSTIFGIIQQALMILEKEVGLAPSSLEVIASRSFKPISAFFKVKQEEFYSEDLINELEELYRENLQAGAISRNVFNLRTRGIRILREVGETGRFVWKGPAYKDTFALSENFECIIAGVADDSRSELRNRNNQTIVRRFLLSLTGLGISDISQIKAEHVQMFLSDISQTRAKSMDDVVGSLRKLDHYLISSGDSGLPYAGLLMVPRARERKIYPCMPLDDLNLVIRSIDRSTAIGKRDYAILLLAASSGMRAGDIAKIKLSDIDWRKSEVQIIQGKTQIPISLPLQRAVGAALADYILNSRPESESPQIFLRSLAPFQSFKDGVSVACVLRRRMKAAGVSHRLGDGKTMHGIRRMLGTQMTMEGVPITTVTQILGHQNTGATRPYIPLDIEGLRECALGFDSFEEGSRL, translated from the coding sequence ATGAAAGATAGTACGATTTTTGGAATCATCCAACAAGCATTAATGATTTTGGAAAAAGAAGTAGGATTAGCCCCATCTTCACTTGAAGTGATTGCATCACGTAGTTTTAAGCCAATCTCTGCTTTCTTCAAGGTAAAGCAAGAAGAATTTTACAGTGAAGACTTGATAAACGAACTTGAGGAACTCTATCGAGAGAACTTGCAGGCCGGAGCGATTTCCCGAAATGTATTCAATCTCCGCACCCGAGGAATCAGGATACTGCGAGAAGTAGGCGAGACGGGCAGATTCGTTTGGAAAGGCCCCGCTTACAAAGATACTTTCGCTTTATCGGAGAACTTTGAGTGCATTATCGCCGGTGTCGCTGATGATAGTCGCTCAGAACTCAGAAACCGTAATAACCAAACCATAGTCAGGCGCTTTCTTCTGTCGCTTACTGGCTTGGGAATCAGCGATATCTCTCAAATTAAGGCAGAGCATGTGCAGATGTTTCTGAGCGATATTTCGCAGACACGCGCAAAAAGCATGGACGATGTTGTCGGATCACTCCGTAAACTGGATCATTATCTCATCAGTTCAGGGGATTCAGGACTTCCGTATGCAGGCTTACTGATGGTGCCGAGAGCAAGAGAGAGAAAAATATATCCGTGCATGCCTCTGGATGACTTGAACTTAGTCATCAGGTCTATTGATCGAAGCACCGCGATAGGGAAACGCGATTATGCCATTTTGCTTTTGGCAGCAAGCAGCGGGATGCGTGCTGGGGACATTGCGAAGATTAAACTGTCGGATATTGACTGGCGTAAAAGCGAGGTCCAAATAATCCAAGGAAAAACCCAGATACCAATTAGCCTTCCACTGCAAAGAGCCGTTGGCGCAGCGTTGGCAGACTATATCCTGAACAGCCGTCCGGAATCGGAATCTCCACAGATATTTTTAAGAAGCCTTGCACCTTTTCAAAGCTTTAAAGATGGCGTTTCAGTAGCGTGCGTCTTGCGCCGACGTATGAAAGCAGCAGGGGTTTCACATAGGCTTGGTGATGGGAAAACGATGCACGGCATCAGAAGGATGCTTGGAACCCAGATGACAATGGAAGGGGTACCCATCACAACGGTCACACAGATACTTGGTCATCAAAACACCGGCGCGACAAGACCATATATTCCTTTGGATATTGAGGGCTTACGCGAATGCGCACTGGGGTTTGACTCTTTTGAGGAGGGCTCCAGACTATGA
- a CDS encoding DJ-1/PfpI family protein, with protein MKKILLLLSDGFEAYEASVFTDVFEWNMTEGDGSTKLVTCGIRKKLTCTGHLTVIPELLTSEVNITEFDALAIPGGFESAGFYEDAYSEDFLSIIRKFDRVGKIIAAICVGSLPLGKSGVLCGRQGTTYHLNNGHRQQQLAAFGVNVVNQPIVVDGNIITSSSPATALDVAFKLLEMLTSVENCRHIKYLMGF; from the coding sequence ATGAAAAAAATTTTGTTATTATTGTCTGACGGCTTTGAGGCCTACGAAGCAAGTGTTTTTACCGATGTGTTCGAGTGGAATATGACAGAAGGTGACGGATCAACCAAATTGGTGACTTGCGGCATTCGCAAGAAATTAACTTGCACTGGTCATTTAACCGTTATTCCTGAATTACTGACCTCGGAAGTCAATATAACTGAGTTCGATGCTTTGGCTATTCCGGGAGGATTTGAATCCGCCGGGTTTTATGAAGATGCCTATAGTGAGGATTTTTTGTCTATAATTCGAAAATTTGACCGGGTGGGGAAAATTATTGCTGCAATTTGCGTTGGCTCCTTACCACTAGGGAAAAGCGGGGTTTTATGCGGGCGTCAAGGAACAACTTATCATCTAAACAATGGCCACCGCCAACAGCAATTAGCTGCTTTTGGTGTTAATGTTGTTAACCAACCAATAGTAGTTGATGGTAACATCATAACTTCTTCCTCGCCAGCAACCGCCTTGGATGTAGCCTTTAAGTTGTTGGAGATGCTCACATCGGTAGAAAACTGTCGTCATATCAAATACTTAATGGGCTTTTAG
- a CDS encoding uracil-DNA glycosylase, with protein sequence MPFANHQELESCMLNCTLCHLRQDAIGPTSYNGSPDSPLAIVGEGPGGVEDEYGVPLVGPSGQLLDKALASVGITRDRVYTTNVIKCRPKNNRTPTVEEGVFCAGHWLDAEMAFVRPKIIIALGSVALKYLYGPDKRITKDRGQWFTTKYDIPAIATYHPAYLLRLTGKELVKAKWEVYYDLQAAVEKCREYAPAYDFKSAEPPDLLALYTPRRDSRKEGR encoded by the coding sequence ATGCCTTTCGCCAATCATCAGGAATTAGAGTCCTGTATGTTAAATTGCACCCTCTGCCATTTACGCCAAGACGCCATCGGCCCGACTTCCTACAACGGTTCGCCGGACAGCCCCCTGGCCATCGTCGGTGAAGGACCGGGCGGAGTGGAGGATGAATACGGTGTGCCGCTGGTAGGCCCTTCCGGCCAGCTGCTGGATAAGGCGCTGGCCAGCGTAGGGATTACCCGTGACCGCGTTTATACCACCAATGTAATAAAATGCCGGCCGAAAAACAATCGGACGCCAACTGTCGAGGAAGGAGTCTTCTGTGCCGGTCACTGGCTGGACGCGGAAATGGCTTTCGTCCGCCCGAAAATCATCATCGCCTTGGGCAGTGTCGCCCTGAAATATTTATACGGGCCGGATAAACGGATAACCAAAGACCGGGGCCAATGGTTCACCACCAAGTATGATATTCCTGCCATTGCCACTTACCACCCCGCCTATCTGCTCCGTTTGACCGGCAAGGAGCTGGTAAAAGCCAAATGGGAAGTGTATTACGACTTGCAAGCAGCAGTTGAAAAGTGCCGGGAGTATGCTCCCGCTTACGACTTCAAGTCAGCCGAGCCGCCGGACTTGCTGGCTTTGTACACCCCCCGGCGCGACAGCCGGAAAGAGGGCCGATGA
- a CDS encoding LysR family transcriptional regulator produces the protein MEFRLLKTFVTIAKTLSFTKAADSLGYAQSTVTSQIQALEEELGIMLFERLGKQIKLTKEGEHLYTYATQILKLSDEAKDQLSSSLVPKGSLTIGTAESLCVHRLPEVFNIFRSRYPEVEINIRFDTVSDYRTHLRKNTIDIAFFLDVPCKENDLITHMLFEEPMSVIAAPNHPLAKKQQVIPHDINGEPLVLTAEGCSYRRIFESILTQAGAKPSSIMGVSSNEVIKKFVCDGWGIGFLPHVVVQQELMTSQLIELHWAGPPFAIKAQLLYHKDKWLSPALKAFIGVTLATLKE, from the coding sequence ATGGAATTCCGGCTATTAAAAACTTTCGTTACCATAGCAAAAACTTTAAGCTTCACAAAGGCAGCAGATTCCCTCGGCTACGCCCAGTCCACTGTTACCAGTCAGATCCAGGCGCTGGAAGAAGAGTTAGGTATAATGCTGTTTGAGCGTTTGGGCAAGCAAATAAAGCTGACGAAAGAGGGCGAACACCTCTACACCTATGCCACTCAGATTCTTAAATTATCCGACGAGGCCAAAGACCAGCTTTCCAGTTCGCTAGTCCCCAAAGGCTCACTAACTATTGGAACGGCGGAATCTCTTTGCGTCCACCGTCTGCCGGAAGTTTTTAACATATTCCGCTCCCGTTATCCCGAAGTGGAAATCAATATTCGCTTTGACACCGTCAGTGACTACCGGACGCATCTTCGGAAAAACACCATCGACATTGCCTTCTTTCTTGACGTGCCTTGCAAAGAAAATGATCTTATTACCCATATGCTTTTTGAAGAACCTATGTCCGTAATAGCCGCACCAAATCATCCCTTGGCGAAAAAACAGCAAGTCATCCCCCATGACATAAACGGCGAGCCGCTCGTCCTGACCGCAGAAGGGTGCAGTTATCGACGAATTTTTGAAAGTATTCTCACGCAAGCAGGCGCAAAGCCCTCTTCCATAATGGGAGTCAGCAGTAATGAGGTTATTAAAAAATTCGTCTGTGACGGATGGGGAATCGGGTTTTTGCCACATGTGGTAGTTCAACAGGAACTTATGACCAGTCAATTGATCGAACTACACTGGGCCGGACCGCCTTTTGCTATTAAAGCCCAGCTATTATACCATAAGGACAAATGGCTTTCCCCTGCTCTGAAGGCGTTTATCGGCGTAACCCTGGCGACATTAAAAGAATAA